From the genome of Yersinia enterocolitica, one region includes:
- the iolE gene encoding myo-inosose-2 dehydratase, with protein MNKERVKLAIAPIGWTNDDMPDLGKENTFQQCISEMALAGFTGCEVGSKYPRDPNVLKPMLELRGMQICNAWFSTFFADDQRTKTIDEFINHMNFLHIMGAKVIGCSEQSKSIQGTTKAVFEEKPHFTDVQWQRVADGYNELAKIAATKGMQVCLHHHMGTGIQTTEEIDRYMSMVNDDVYLLFDTGHAYVSEGSQAAMLAILEKYLPRINHVHLKDVRDEIVADVKANKLSFLDGVKKGMFTVPGDGVIDFRPVFKLLDEKGYQGWMVVEAEQDPAIANPFEYAVKARHYIKETASI; from the coding sequence ATGAATAAAGAACGTGTGAAGTTAGCAATCGCGCCAATTGGCTGGACCAATGATGATATGCCTGACTTAGGCAAAGAAAATACCTTCCAACAATGTATCAGTGAAATGGCTCTTGCCGGATTTACTGGTTGCGAGGTTGGTAGTAAATACCCGCGAGATCCTAACGTACTTAAACCTATGCTTGAGCTGCGCGGTATGCAGATTTGTAATGCATGGTTTAGCACTTTCTTTGCCGATGACCAGCGGACCAAGACCATTGATGAATTTATTAATCATATGAATTTCCTCCATATAATGGGCGCAAAAGTGATTGGTTGCTCAGAACAAAGTAAGAGCATTCAAGGGACGACGAAGGCAGTATTTGAAGAAAAACCACACTTCACTGATGTGCAATGGCAGCGAGTTGCTGATGGTTATAACGAATTAGCCAAGATTGCGGCAACCAAAGGTATGCAAGTCTGTTTGCACCACCATATGGGGACGGGGATCCAAACTACCGAAGAAATAGATCGTTATATGAGTATGGTTAACGACGATGTATATCTGCTCTTTGATACAGGTCATGCCTATGTTTCTGAGGGGAGCCAGGCGGCGATGCTGGCTATTTTGGAGAAATACCTGCCGCGTATTAATCATGTTCATTTAAAAGATGTGCGGGATGAAATAGTGGCTGATGTGAAAGCGAATAAACTCAGTTTCCTCGATGGGGTGAAAAAAGGCATGTTCACTGTACCGGGCGATGGGGTAATTGATTTCCGTCCGGTATTTAAATTGCTGGATGAAAAAGGCTATCAGGGCTGGATGGTAGTAGAGGCAGAGCAGGATCCGGCTATCGCTAATCCATTTGAGTATGCAGTAAAAGCCCGCCACTATATTAAAGAAACCGCGAGCATTTAG